Part of the Natrialbaceae archaeon AArc-T1-2 genome, GAAGTGACAACGTCGGTCGCGTCGTGACGCCGCTTGCAAGCGTCGCGGTCAACGTCACGGCCGAGGACGCCTACGACGTCTACCTCGTTCGAGATACGAATCCGCCGTCCGTCGCGGGGCTGGCGGACGCCGACGGCGAGAGCGCGGGACGATAATCTCCGTTCAGTCGTCGTTCCGTTCGGCTGCGCGTTCGTCGACGACGTCGATGGGGACGCCGCCTCCGATGCCGCTGTTGCGCTCCGAGTCGCCGAACCCGGCGCTCAAGACTCGTGTCAGCGCCTCTTCAACGTCTTCGTCGATCTCGGTTATCCGGTCGGACTCGACCTCGATGACGAATCCGGTGGTGATGTTCGGCGACGTCGGCAGGAACAGCACTTCACGTCCGTCGTCGGTCGTCTTTCCGGTTTTGAACGCGGTCATCCGAAGCCCGTTCCAGGTCTCGAGTTTGACGGGTTCTTGCAGCGACTCCTGTTCGCCGAAGGCGGTCTCGGCGGCCATCTTCGAGGCGTTGTAGACGACTCGAAGTCCGGGAACGCGGTTGGCGACGTCGTCGACGACGCGTTCGACGAGGCTGCCGACCGTCGTTCGCATGAGATAGCCGACCGAGAGCGTGAGAATGGCAAAGACCGAGAGCGCGACGAGAACGCGAAGGAGCTGTGCGATCTGTTCGCGCGTCTGGACGGCCTGATCGCTACCGCCCGGGATCAGCGGCCGGAGAACGTCGGCGTCGAGGATCAGTCCCGGGGTCAGTCCCGCAACGAGTCCGTAGAGCCAGTAGATGATGTAGAGGGTAACGAGTATCGGGCCGAGAACAATGAGCCCGCTCGCGAAGTCCCGCTTCCAGGAGGTCATGTCCGGTAACTCACACCACGGGATTATGAGCCCTTCCTTTCATCGCCCCAAAACGGCTCGGGCCGCGAACGTGATGTTCTCCGTGCGTTCTGTCATGCGTCGATAGAAGTACGACTTCCACCGGTCGCCGTGAGGGACGTACTGCCAGACCTCGTACTCCGATGCCAGTTCGTACTGTGTGTCTTCACGAACACCCATCAGCATCTGGATCTCGAAGTCCGTCCCGTAGGTTTCATGGAGTGCAATCGCGCGTTCGATCACCGCCGGATCGTGACTCCCGACCGCAACCGCGCCGTCGTACTCGGCGAAGGCGTACTCGAGCAACGACAGGAGCTCACGGTCGACGACTGTCTTGTCCGTGTACGCGACCGACGCCGGCTCGTCGTAGGCACCCTTCGTGAACCGCACCTTCCCGGGGACGTCGGCCAGTCGTTCGACGTCGTCGCGAGTCCGTCTCAGGTTCGCCTGCACGCAGACGCCGATCCCGCCCCCGTGTTCCCGTGCGAGCTCCTCGTAGGCCTCGAGCGTCGCGTCGGTCGTCGTGTGATCTTCCATGTCGAGCCAGACGAAGACGTCCCGCTTGCGGCCGTGGGAAACGACCGCCGCGAGCAGCTCCCGGAAGACGTCCTCGCCGACGTCCAGCCCGAGCTGAGTTGGTTTGACCGAGACACACGCCGACAGCTCGGCGGCCGCAATGTCGTCGATCAGTCGGCGGTACTCGTCGGCGTCGTCTGCGGCGGACTCGCGGTCCTCGTAGTGTTCCCCGAGCAGGTTGAGGATGGCGTTGACGCCGCGGTCGTTCAGTCGGCGGGCGTGCTCGAGCGCCACGGCGGGGTGTTCGCCGGCGACGAACCGGTTCGCGATGGGCGGGATCATACGACTCCGTACCTCGTCGAGTCATAAGGGTGTTGGTGGTTCACACGGAATGGTGTGTCGGGACGAATCGCCGGACGAACCACCGGCCGTTAAGGCGGGCGACTGCGTTCGGCCGGACATGGCAGTACTCGAGACGATCGTCGTCGCGTTCTGGGCGATGTTGCCCGCCTACGTGCCGAACAACGCCGCAGTGCTTGCCGGCGGCGGCCGACCGATCGACGGCGGCCGGACTCTGGGTGACAGTCGACTCCTCGGCGACGGCAAGACCTGGCGTGGAACGGCTGCGGGCATTCTCGCAGGCGCGGCACTCGCGGCGGTGCTGACGCTGCTTGCAGACGACGTGAGCGCGGCGATCGGCATCGACGTGCCGGCGTTTACGCCCGCTGCGGCCCTGGGGCTTGCAGCGGGAGCCATGCTCGGTGACATTCTCGCCTCGTTTCTCAAGCGCCGGACGGGCAGAGAACGCGGCGCGATGTTCCCCGGCCTCGACCAGCTCGATTTCGTCGTCGTCTCGCTGCCGCTGACCGCGCTCGTGGCGACGGAGTGGTTCCTCGAGGTCTTCACCTGGGGCGTGATCCTCGCCGTCGTCGTGCTCACGCCAGTGTTACACGTCGGGACGAACGTGATCGCTTACAAGCTAGGACTGAAAGACGAGCCCTGGTGATCGCTCTGCGAACGTCGGGATCTCGGAGACCGCCGTCAGCGCTCGAGGTCGACGGCGACGTCTGTCGCGATCCAGCCGTCTGCGTTGTTTCGTTCGACGAAGACGACCTTGCCGGGTCGGGGTTCGTGGCTGGTGACGATCGACGACGGCGCGTCGCGTTCCGTGTCGGTTTCGGTTCGTTGCTCGACGGGTGCGTCCATCACCACGTGTTAGGCGGGCCTAAAATTATAAGGATTTTGGTCGACCTAGTCCGTCGGCTCGTGATCGAATAGGTCCTTTTTTCACGAGCGGGGCCGTGGCCCCAGTATGGGTTCCCACGAGGGGTGGTCACACGGGGCGTCAGGCGTACGTGGCGGAAAAGAGCTCGTCAGCGAACTATTCGACGTCGACGTCGCCCGTGTTCAGTCGTTAAGCTGGTCGCTGGGCCGTCGCCTCACCGTCGAGAGCGATGCGAGGCAGCGTTTCGAACTCGAGTCCCGACGGACGAACCGCTCGCTCACCGTCTTCGAGGCGAGCGACGACACGTGCGTCCTCCGTCTTCGAACGCCAGTCGGTCGGGAACGATTCTACGGCGTCGCGACGGTCGACCTCGAGGGCGGCCCCGAAAAGGGGGACTGGGTCCGGACCGAGTGATCGCGGCCACGCCAATCTTCATTGTCCGGCCGGCCGATACGACCGCGTATGGAGTTCGACGTCGTTCAGGGCGACATCGCCGCACAGGAAGCAGACGCCCTCGTCAACGCCGCCGGGACGAGCCTCCGGATGGGTTCCGGCGTCGCCGGCGCACTCCGTCGCGGGGCCGGCGAGGGGATCAACGAGGAGGCGATGAGCAAGGGGCCAGTCGACCTCGGCGACGTCACCGTCACCGACGCCTACGACCTCGCGGCCGAGTACGTCATCCACGCCGCTGCGATGGCTCACTACGGGGACGGGAAGGCGACCGAAGAGAGCATCCGCGATGCGACCCGGAACGCCCTCGAGAGAGCCGACGAGCTGGGCTGTGAGTCGCTCGTGATCCCCGCACTCGGCTGTGGCGTCGCCGGCTTCGACCTCGCGGAGGGTGCCCGGATCATCGCCGAGACGATCGCCGACTACGAGCCGGAGACGCTCGCGGACGTCCGGTTCATCACCTACAGTGACGACGAGTACGCGACGATCCGAGACGTTGCCACGGCCGTCGAGAGCTGATACGGCCTGCTGTACCGGTTTCTCGGCGAAACCAAGATGGACCGTGGTCTCGCCGGCACTGACGGACAGCGGTCCGTACGACGCGACGAACCCGATAAGTCGTCGGCGAACACAGGAAGGCGTATGCGACCGCCTGCCCAGAACGCCGAACTCGCACTCTTGCTCGAGGTCTCGGGCACGCCGAAACCGGGCAACGTCGATCGCCGTCGTAACCTGTCGGAGTTGCGATACGAACACTTCCTCGCGGGAGCCGTCGGCGCGAGGGACGGCCTCCGGATGGCCGAACACGGCGCAGCGCTCGGTGCGGCCTTCGAGCGCGCCGTCGCCGGCATGAGCGCACAACGCGGCGGCAACACCCAGTTCGGGGCGTTGCTGTTGCTCGTCCCGCTTACCCGTGCCGCCGGCGAAGACCTCTCGCCGCCGGTGCTCGAGTCGATCCTCGAGGGGACGACCGTCGCCGACGCCGCCGACTTCTATCGCGCCTTCGAGCACGTCGACGTCGGCGTGGGAGAGCCACCCGAGGGACTCGAGGCACTCGACGTCCGCCGGGGCAGCGACGCGATCCCCGACCTCGAAGAGCGCGGCCTGACGCTTCTCGACGTGATGGACCGGAGCGCGCCGGTCGACGACGTCGCCCGCGAGTGGGTCACCGGGTTCGAACGGTCGTTCATCGCAGCCGAGCGGATCACCGACGCGGACGGACCGGCGACCGACCGGGCCGCCGTGACCTTCCTCTCCCTGCTCGCCGAACGCCCCGACACGTTCGTCGCGAAACGCCACGACGAGGGCGTCGCCCGGGAAGTGACAGACCGCGCAGCCGACCTCTACGACCGAGACGCCCTCGATCGTGACCCCGAGGCCGTCGAGGACTTCGCCGACGAGCTCGTCTCCCGCGGGATCAATCCGGGGACGACGGCAGACCTCACCGCTGCCGGGCTGTTCATCGCGCTGGAGCACGACACCCTCGAGATATGAGCGACGACAACCCGGCCGAGTGGCCCGTCTCTCTCTCCGGCGTCACCGAATCGGTCGTCACGACGCTCGGACCGAACGACCGCTGGAACGTCGCTGCACTGGGACTGTTCGCGGGCGAAGACGACCTCGTCACCGCGCGCACGTGGGGAAACACCCGTACGCGACGGAACTTCCACCGCCACGGCGAGGGCTACGTCCAGTTCGTCGCCGATCCCCTCATCTTCGTCGAGGCCGCGCTCTCGATCACCGAACGCGACGACCCCGTCCTCGAGGCGGCCTGTGCCTGGACCCGCGTCGCACTCGAGCAGGTCGACGCCGGCGAGGACGAGGGAACCGACTGGGAGGAGTGGGAGCTGTGCCCGCTCGAGTCGACCGTCCGTGAGCGTCGGGTGCCGACGATCGACCGTGGATTCGGGGCCGTGATCGAGGCGACCGTCGCCGCCTCCAGACTCGAGGTTTCCGGCTACGACGAGGACGCGCTTCGCGAGCGACTGGCAGACTACGAGTCGGTCGTCGAGCGAGCCGGCAGCGAGCGGGAACGAGAGGCGCTCGAGCGCGTTCGTGAGTATTCGTCGTGGTGAGCAGCGTCGGTACCTATTGGGTTCCACCGCTTCAGGCTGAAGAGAAAGGGATTAAGAGCCTCTGGACGGAACCTGCCTGTATGGCAATCAAACCCGCCTACGTCAAAAAGACCGGGAACATCCTCCTCGAGCGATACCCGGACGCGTTTACGACCGACTTCGAACAGAACAAAGAGAGCGTCGAGAAGCTGACGAACGTCGAGTCGAAGGGCGTCCGCAACCGGATCGCGGGCTACGTCACCCGAAAGAAAAGCGCGCAAGTTCCGGCCTGAGCTGGTTTTCTCATCCCGTCAGGAGTCGTCTCGAGTGGTGACGCCGCCGTCTCTCGAGACGAAAGCGTGCGAACGGGATCCAAACGGTTTTGAGGGCACGCCACCCATGACCGTCAATGGCAGTACGAGTAGGCGTACTCGGCGCTACGGGCGCCGTTGGACAGCGATTGATCGAACTTCTGGACCCACACCCCGACTTCGAGATCGCTGCGCTCACCGCGAGCGACTCGAGTGCGGGAAAGCAGTACCGTGACGTCGCGAAGTGGCGCGTCGACAGCCCCATTCCCGAGGACGTCGCCGGGATGACCGTCTCGGCGACCGACCCCGACGAGGTGAGCGACGACGTCGATCTCATCTTCTCGTCGCTTCCCTCGAGCGTGGGTGCTGCGGTCGAACCCGACTTCTGTGAGCAGGGCTACGTCGTCTCCTCGAACTCCTCGAACGCACGGATGGCCGACGACGTCCCGCTCGTCATCCCCGAGGTCAACGGCGATCACCTCGACTTACTCGAGGTCCAGCGCGACGAGCGTGGCTGGGACGGCGCGCTCGTGAAGAACCCGAATTGCTCGACGATCACGTTCGTCCCCACGCTGGCTGCGCTCGCAGAGTACGGCCTCGAGACGGTCCACGTCGCGACCATCCAGGCGGTCTCGGGTGCCGGCTACGACGGCGTCTCCTCGATGGAGATCATCGACAACGTCATTCCCTACATCGGTGGCGAAGAGGAGAAACTCGAGACCGAGTCCCGCAAGCTGCTCGGCAGCTTCGACGGGGCCTCCCTCGAACTCGACGACGTCGAGGTTGGCGCGTCCTGTAACCGCGTGCCGACGATCGACGGCCACCTCGAGAACATCTTCGTCGAGACGACCGAGGACATCTCGCCCGAAGAGGCGGCCGAGGCGATGCGGGCGTATCCCTCGCTTTCCCTCCGATCCTCGCCGGACCAACTCATCGAGGTCTTCGATGCTCCCGATCGCCCACAACCACGTCTCGACCGTCACGTCGGCAACGGCATGGCCATCGCCGCTGGCGGCATCCGCGAGTCCACGTTCGGCCTCCAGTACAACTGTCTTGCCCACAACACGATCCGCGGCGCTGCCGGCGCAAGCGTGTTAAACGGCGAGTTGTTGCTCGAGAACGGCTACCTCTAGTCCTCGTCGTCCGATCTCGGTAGCGACACTTTCGGAAGCGCAATCACCGGGACCGACCCCTCTCGGATCAGTCGACGCGCCATGTTGCCGGTGAGCCATTCGGTGATCCGGCCGCCCTCACGCGGAGTGAACGCAATCGCGCTCGCGTCCCGCGTTTCGGCTGCGTCGAAGATCGTCGCGACGACGTCGTCGCCGTACAGCGTCTCCGTCTCGACGGTCGCGTCGCTTCCCTCGAGGGGGGCGCAGGCGCGGTCGAGAATCTCGTTTGCGTACTCTTCGCGAGGCGTCGTGGCCTGTCCGTCGTCGTTTTCGATGACGTGAACGATGATCACGGTGCTCGTCCGGTCGAGCCGTGGGGCAAGCGCGGTCGTCGTTCGTTCGGCGTCTTCCGGATCGGCGACGGGGACGATAACCCGGTCGTCGAACGTCAACGTCATTCCCATCCCCCCGGTCGACGACTGGCACGATCGACGTCAGTTCGTTTTCGTCGTCCGTCCGATCGAACTGGATCCATCGTCCTAGCGGTGTATCTCGACTCAGTATAAAGGTCGGCCGATCCCGTTTCGCACTCGGGGGTAAATTCCCGGCTGTTATGAAGCATCACAGGGTCCGTTCGGTCTCGATCCGCGTCGCGAACGTCGCCACGAGATCCGAAACCGCCGACGGTCTGTGAAGCGGACAGACGTGGCCGCTGCCGTCGACCGTGACGACTCGAGCCTGGCTGTCGGTGCCGCCCGCTTCGGCGTGAGCCGGCGCTTCCTTTCGCATGAGTCTGTCGCTTTCCCCGTTGACGATCATCACGGGACCGGAGTAGGTCTCGAGGTCGGCCCGGAAGTCATAGCCCGCGAGGTTCGGACCCGCCATTCCGAGCTGGCGCGGATAGAGTCCCGCCTCGAGGATCTCGGCTTCGTGTTCCGGTCGAAGGTTGCGATTGCGAACCCACCGCTTCCCGAGCCGTTCGACGGAACGCTCGAAGAGGGAGCTTCTGGTGACGACCCGCGTCGCCATGCTTAGCAGCCGCGTCAGGATCGCCGTCGACTCCACCGGGTTAGCGCTGCTTCCGACCAACATCAGTCCGTCGACCCGGTCGGGGAACCGTCCCGTATACGCCGTCGCGACGTAGCCGCCGAGCGAGAGGCCAACGAGTACCGCGTGGCCGCCCGCTCCCGTGCGGACGACGGTCTCGAGAAGGTCGATCGCCGAGCCGAGGTGAAACGGTTCGCCAGCGCGCGTTCCGTGACCGGGGAGGTCGGGCGCAACGACGTGGAACTCCTCGGCCAACGCGTCCCGCTGTGGCGCCCACTGTGCCCGGCTGAACGCCGTTCCGTGCAGGAAGACGATCGACTGTGCGTCTCTCGGGCCGGCGACGTCGACACCCTCACGTTCAGGATCGTCGATCAGCTCGTCCATCGACGGCTCCGTACACTTCGGACGGCCTTGACTTCCAGGCGTAACCACGCGTGGTTTCGATGTCGGAGTTGGCGGTGTCGAGCTGTGACGAACCGCGACGGCCAGCAACTATATCGGAGTCGCTTCCAAACGTCGAGGTGGCGGGGGGACGACGACGGTCCGTATCACACGAGCCGGTCTCGATCTATCACTAGCGACCCCGCCAGAGGGTTCGCCCTCATCAATAGCCTTTCTCGGATCGACGGCGGCGGCGGACGTCTCGAGAACGAACCGCCGAATCGCGGGTACCGATTCGGAAACGGCTACCGGTCAACAGCGAGAGAGTCCCCCTTTTCGTGAGACGAGTGCACCGACAATGAGTGTCGGAACTGAGGATCGAACAGGGCGGGGCGTGGATCGCGTTCACGTTCACTCCGCTTGCCTCGGATTTATTCCGACGGCTGAACGACGTCGACCGTCCCGTCGCTCGAGACGACGACGTCTACGTTTTCGTACGTAAAGGAAAGCGACACTGTGGACGTGGCGGTCATCAACAGCGTATCGAGCGCGTCCACGTCGATGACGTCGTTGAGCGGCTGCATCCGGACCGGATCTCGGTTACGGACAGCAGCGACAGTCATGACGATCGCAACGCTCGGCGTGTCGAACCCGGACCAGTCAGAAATGACGTGTCCGTCCGACGTACCCCCCGTTCGGGAGCTGTCGTCGTCCATCGTCGATCACGTCGCGTATACAGCCACGTCCCGTTTACGCTTGACGAACCGATTCATCAGGATGATAGATATCCTCGAACACTATAAGGCTGTTGTGATGAACCGAGTTACTACCCACGACCGTCGCCACACTCTGGTGTCTACCGAACCGACGTGAAGACTGCCGTGAGGGCAGTCAGCACGTGGTATGCGAGGTTGGGACCCGTAGTGTACCACGTGCGTGTACGAGTAATGCGCGCATTCCATTTAGCATTTTGTCATTATGTGAGTGAAGACACATGTGTCGGGAAAAGCGACGGTTCGACAGAAACACCGTAACGAAAACGGTTTTGAAAGCAGGGTTCGAACGCCTCCATGCTGTAGACGGAATCGGTAGGTTGGGACCCATGACGGCATACTCTGCACGAGATACGGCAATCGAACTGTTACAACAGCTCGGGTTGAAAGAATACGAAGCACGGAGTTTCGTCGCTCTCTCACAGCTTCCAACCGGGACGGCAAAGGAGATAAGCGACGTCTCCGACGTCCCTCGGACACGGGTTTACGACGCGGTTCGCGCCCTCGAGACGAAAGGGCTCGTCGAAGTACAGCACTCGAACCCCCAGCAGTTTCGGTCGGTCGCCGCCGCCGAGGCGATCGAAACGCTCCGTCAGGAGTACGAATCGCGGCTGGAAGAGCTACGCGACGCGCTCCAGCAGGTCGACGCCGTCAACGCTGACGACGACGCCGACGGCGTCCAGGAGGTGTGGTCGCTCTCGGGGGAAACGGCGATCTCGACGCGGACGGAGCAGTTACTCGAGGCGGCCGACCGGGAGGTCGTGCTCGCGATCGGCTCCGAGCGGGTGCTCTCGGCGGACCTGCTCGAGACGCTTGGCTCGCTCGACGAGCTGACAGTGATCGCCGCCGCGCCGACCGACGACCTGTGTGACCGACTGCAGGCGGCCGCTCCCGACACGGAGGTGTTCGTCTCGGAACTCGAGTGGCTCGCGCCGTCTCCGGACGATCCGAACGCGAGCGTCGCGATCGGGCGGATACTCATGGTCGATCGGGATCGGATCCTGGTCAGCTCGCTCGCCGACGACGGAAACGGGATCGGGGAACGGGCGGTATCGGGTCGTGGGATCGGTAACGGACTGGTCGTCGTCGTTCGCCAGCTAATCGCAACCGAGTTGTTACAGTCTGGGTGAACGCGGTCCGATACGGCTGGCGTTTGCCGATACGACACCGGCTCGATCGGTCTCCTCGTTACAGCGGTAGCGAGGCGAAAGCCCACCGGCTTTAGCCGTGAGAATATGTCAGTCCCGTTTCACGGCGGGGTTCGTCACCGCCCCGTTGGCCGCGGAGTCGAACGCTCGACCGTACTTCGCCAGCACGCCGCTCTCGTAGGCGGGTTCGGGATCGTAGCCCTCGAGTCGGTCCTCGATCTCCTCGTCGGTGAGATCGACCGACAGCTCGAGGTCGTCGATGTCGATCGTGATCGTATCGCCGTCCTCTAAGGCGGCGATGGGACCGCCGACGTAGGCCTCGGGGGCGACGTGGCCGATGGAGAAGCCACGGGTCGCGCCGGAGAAGCGCCCGTCGGTAAAGAGCGCGACGTCCTCGGCGTGGCCCTGGCCGGCGACGGCGCTCGTGACCCCGAGCATCTCGCGCATGCCGGGACCGCCCTGGGGCCCCTCGTTGCGGATACAGAGGACGTCGCCTTCCTCGACGTGTCCTTCCTGGACGTAGCGCATCGCCTCCGATTCCTCCTCGAAGACCCGGACCGGGCCCTCGTGGTGGAGGTGGTCCTCGCCGGTGATCTTGATGACCGCGCCGCCGGGGGCGAGGTTGCCCGTCAGGATGCGGATGGCACCGCGCTCGTGGATCGGGTCGTCCACGGTGTGGAGGAAGTCGGCGTCGAGTTCCTCGATCCGAACCGGGTCGACGCGCTCGAGTGCCTCGGCCATCGTCTCGCCGGTCACCGTGAGCGCGTCGCCGTAGAGCAGGTCGGCCTCGAGCAGTTCCCGGAGGACGACGGGGACGCCGCCGGCCTCGTGGAGGTCGTTCATCACCCGCTCGCCGCCGGGCTGGAGGTCGGCGATCTTCGGCGTCCGGCGGCTGATCTCGTTGAAGTCCTCGACGTCGAGGTCGATACCGGCCTCGGCGGCCATCGCCAGCAGGTGGAGGACGGCGTTGGTCGAGCCGCCGACGGCGACCTGCAGGGCGATGGCGTTCTCGAAGGACTCGCGAGTGAGGAAATCGGAGGGACGACGCCCGTCCCTGACGGCCTCGACGGCGAGTTCGCCGGTCTCGTAGGCGACGTCGTAGCGGCTCTCGTCCTCGGCAGGTGGGGAGGCAGAGCCAAGCGGCGCGAAGCCGAGTGCCTCGGAGATCGAGGACATGGTGTTCGCGGTGAACATGCCACCACAGGAGCCTGCACCGGGGCAGGCGTGGCGTTCCATCTCGTCGAGTTCCTCGGGAGCCATCTCGCCGTCGGCGACGGCTCCGACGCCCTCGAAGACGTTCTGGATCGTCACTTCGCGACCCTCGTGCTCGCCGGGCATGATCGAGCCGCCGTAGAGGAACACCGAGGGCAGGTCGGTCCGGATCGCGGCCATCATCATCCCGGGCATGTTCTTGTCACAGCCGCCGATGGTGACGAGCCCGTCCATGCGCTCGCCGAAGGCGACGAGTTCGACGGAGTCGGTGATCACCTCGCGGGAGATCAGCGACGCCTTCATCCCCTCGGTGCCCATCGAGATCGCGTCGGAGATGGTGATCGTCCCGAACTCGATCGGCATCCCGCCGGCCTCGTCGACGCCCTCGATCGCCGACGCCGCCACGTCGTCTAAGTGGACGTTACACGGTGTGATGTCCGCGGCCGGGTTCGCCACGCCGATCATCGGCGAGGAGAGATCGTCGTCGTCGAAGCCCATCGCCCGAAACATCGCCCGGTGAGGTGCCCGTTCTGCCCCCTGGGTCACCTCGCGGCTCGGCAAGTCGTCTTTCTCGTAGTCGAAGTGCTCGTCGTCGCTCATTCGATCGGTCACTCGAGTCGAACAACTCACCCGACGGGTTCAAGCGTTGCGGTCGACGGCTGAACGCGTCCGACCAGAAGTCGGCTGTCGGAGTCGAAATCCCCTTTTCCGTCCCGTTCCCATACCGAGTATGGTCACCGTCAGCGCGAGCGCACGACTTCACTTCGGCTTCCAGAACCTCTCGCTGGCCCGCGAGCGACTGTACGGCGGCATCGGCGTCGCCCTCGAGGAGCCGCGGGTGACGGTCGCGGCCGACCCTGCCGAGGACGTCGTCGCCAACGATCCGCTGCTTACCGAGTACGCCGAGCGGGCGGTCGACCTGCTCGAGGTGCCGGGCGTCGAACTTGCTCTCGAGCAGGCGCTCCCGCGTCACGTCGGCCTCGGCAGCGGCACCCAGCTCGCGCTGACGGCGCTTGCGGCGACGGCGCGTACGTACGATCTCGATGCGCGCGTACGAGACCGTGCGCCAGCGCTCGGCCGTGGGGGACGAAGCGGCGTCGGCGTCGCGACCTTCGAGGCGGGCGGGTTCGTCGTCGACGCCGGCCACCCGACGGGACGGTTCACGACCGACCGTCCTGCAGACGGCGACTGGACGGTGCCGCCGGTCGTCGCCCGCCACGCGCTGCCGACGGAGTGGCGCTTTCTCGTCGTCGTGCCGGCGGCCGAGCCGGGACGCAACGGCGACGACGAGGACGCGAGCATCCGGACGGTGATCGAACGCGCCGACCCCGCCGTCGCCGACGAGATCGCGGGCGTGCTCACCCGAAAGCTGTTGCCCGCCGCCGCCGAGGGACGACTCGAGGCTTTCGGCGACGCCGTCGGGGAGGTTGGCCGGAAAAACGGCGTCTGGTACGCCGACACCCAGGGCGGGGTGTTCCGCCCGCCGGCGGGCGATCTCGTCGCGAAGCTCGAGGAACGTCCCGTCCTCTCGGGCGTCGGCCAGTCCTCGTGGGGGCCGACGGTCTACGCCGTCACCGACCGGGCTCACGCCGATGAGGCCCGGACAGCCGCTCTGGACGCGCTCGCGGCGTGTGACCTCGAGGGCGACGTCGTTCTCGCACGGCCGGCAAACGACGGCGCACAGGTGTGGTGATACTGTCGGTCATACCGACGTGAACACGGCTGGTGACAGCACGGCCAGACACACGTTCAACGGCCGGATCACCCGGACACCAGTTCACAGGTCCATGACCGACAGTATGACGACCGCAATCGAGCCGGACGTTTTTGGGGACCGACCACTTACGGGCGGGCATGCAGTTCTGTGACGACTGTGGCTCGATGATGAAAGCCCAGGGCGACTGCATGGTCTGTACGAACGAAGACTGTGCCGCCTCGAGCGAGCGCGACCCCGACGCGGAAGCCGCGTTCGTCACCACCGAATCCCAGACGGACGACGACGTGATCGAATCCGACGAGAACGCCAACTTCGAGGGCAAACCGAAGGCGACGGACGTCCGCTGTGAGGCGTGTGGCAACGAGGAAGCGTGGTACACGCTCAAGCAGACGGCCTCGGCCGACGAGCCGCCGACGCGGTTTTTCAAGTGCACCGAGTGTGGAAAGCGCTGGCGCGGATACAACTGAGTT contains:
- a CDS encoding HalOD1 output domain-containing protein, with translation MDDDSSRTGGTSDGHVISDWSGFDTPSVAIVMTVAAVRNRDPVRMQPLNDVIDVDALDTLLMTATSTVSLSFTYENVDVVVSSDGTVDVVQPSE
- a CDS encoding TrmB family transcriptional regulator, whose product is MTAYSARDTAIELLQQLGLKEYEARSFVALSQLPTGTAKEISDVSDVPRTRVYDAVRALETKGLVEVQHSNPQQFRSVAAAEAIETLRQEYESRLEELRDALQQVDAVNADDDADGVQEVWSLSGETAISTRTEQLLEAADREVVLAIGSERVLSADLLETLGSLDELTVIAAAPTDDLCDRLQAAAPDTEVFVSELEWLAPSPDDPNASVAIGRILMVDRDRILVSSLADDGNGIGERAVSGRGIGNGLVVVVRQLIATELLQSG
- the ilvD gene encoding dihydroxy-acid dehydratase — encoded protein: MSDDEHFDYEKDDLPSREVTQGAERAPHRAMFRAMGFDDDDLSSPMIGVANPAADITPCNVHLDDVAASAIEGVDEAGGMPIEFGTITISDAISMGTEGMKASLISREVITDSVELVAFGERMDGLVTIGGCDKNMPGMMMAAIRTDLPSVFLYGGSIMPGEHEGREVTIQNVFEGVGAVADGEMAPEELDEMERHACPGAGSCGGMFTANTMSSISEALGFAPLGSASPPAEDESRYDVAYETGELAVEAVRDGRRPSDFLTRESFENAIALQVAVGGSTNAVLHLLAMAAEAGIDLDVEDFNEISRRTPKIADLQPGGERVMNDLHEAGGVPVVLRELLEADLLYGDALTVTGETMAEALERVDPVRIEELDADFLHTVDDPIHERGAIRILTGNLAPGGAVIKITGEDHLHHEGPVRVFEEESEAMRYVQEGHVEEGDVLCIRNEGPQGGPGMREMLGVTSAVAGQGHAEDVALFTDGRFSGATRGFSIGHVAPEAYVGGPIAALEDGDTITIDIDDLELSVDLTDEEIEDRLEGYDPEPAYESGVLAKYGRAFDSAANGAVTNPAVKRD
- a CDS encoding beta-ribofuranosylaminobenzene 5'-phosphate synthase family protein, which codes for MVTVSASARLHFGFQNLSLARERLYGGIGVALEEPRVTVAADPAEDVVANDPLLTEYAERAVDLLEVPGVELALEQALPRHVGLGSGTQLALTALAATARTYDLDARVRDRAPALGRGGRSGVGVATFEAGGFVVDAGHPTGRFTTDRPADGDWTVPPVVARHALPTEWRFLVVVPAAEPGRNGDDEDASIRTVIERADPAVADEIAGVLTRKLLPAAAEGRLEAFGDAVGEVGRKNGVWYADTQGGVFRPPAGDLVAKLEERPVLSGVGQSSWGPTVYAVTDRAHADEARTAALDALAACDLEGDVVLARPANDGAQVW
- a CDS encoding RPA12/RPB9/RPC11 RNA polymerase family protein, with the protein product MQFCDDCGSMMKAQGDCMVCTNEDCAASSERDPDAEAAFVTTESQTDDDVIESDENANFEGKPKATDVRCEACGNEEAWYTLKQTASADEPPTRFFKCTECGKRWRGYN